Proteins from a single region of Sphaerochaeta globosa str. Buddy:
- a CDS encoding phosphomannomutase/phosphoglucomutase has product MGAFKAYDIRGIYNTDFNKDTVYKIGYFLPKLLKSKVVLVGRDVRTSSEEIFEYLCKGITDSGSDVYDIGLATTPMVYFSTVHFSVDASVQITASHNPAKYNGLKISRTKAVPVGSDSGLKELEQMVLTQPIEVAATKGRILSKDAKTPYLAFLEQFVPDTSNLNISIDCSHGMANLLVKDLLGTHHHYLYDHFDGTFPAHEPNPLEVENTKDLEKAVLQNKSDIGVIYDGDADRVMFLDENGRFLQPDYITAVLGYYYLKKEQGNVLVDIRTSRSTTEYLTKLGANVYIWKVGHAFAKTKLRDLGAIFGGELAGHYYFRDFFNCDSGFLASLIVLQVVSELKKQGVSISSFIDSIIAYANSGEINFKLENKDSAMAALYERFVENDKPSKVMDFDGYRIEFSSWWFNVRKSNTEPYLRLVVEAKNAAELQERTKALSSIIKQFN; this is encoded by the coding sequence ATGGGAGCGTTCAAGGCGTACGATATCAGAGGAATCTACAATACAGATTTCAACAAGGATACCGTCTATAAGATTGGGTATTTCCTACCCAAACTTCTTAAGAGCAAGGTAGTTCTTGTAGGCAGGGATGTTCGTACCAGCAGTGAGGAAATTTTTGAATACCTGTGCAAAGGTATTACCGATAGCGGTTCAGATGTCTATGACATCGGTTTGGCAACAACTCCCATGGTATACTTTTCCACGGTCCATTTTTCTGTTGATGCCTCAGTACAAATCACTGCCAGCCACAATCCAGCAAAGTACAATGGCTTGAAAATCAGCCGGACAAAGGCTGTACCGGTAGGCTCTGACAGCGGACTGAAAGAGTTGGAGCAAATGGTGCTCACCCAGCCAATAGAAGTTGCAGCCACTAAAGGCCGAATCCTTTCAAAGGATGCAAAAACCCCCTATCTTGCATTCCTCGAGCAGTTCGTACCCGATACCTCCAATCTGAACATTTCCATCGATTGTTCACATGGAATGGCAAATCTGTTGGTGAAGGACCTTTTGGGAACACATCACCACTATTTGTATGACCATTTCGACGGAACATTCCCAGCACATGAACCCAATCCACTTGAAGTCGAGAATACCAAGGATCTTGAAAAAGCAGTATTGCAGAACAAGAGCGATATTGGAGTTATTTACGATGGCGATGCCGACCGGGTCATGTTCTTGGACGAGAATGGTAGATTTTTGCAGCCCGACTATATTACCGCAGTGCTTGGGTACTACTACCTAAAGAAAGAACAAGGGAATGTATTGGTCGATATCAGAACCAGCCGATCGACAACCGAGTACCTGACAAAGCTTGGTGCAAACGTATACATTTGGAAAGTTGGACATGCATTCGCAAAAACCAAGCTCCGGGATCTAGGAGCCATCTTCGGCGGCGAACTTGCCGGACACTATTACTTCAGGGATTTTTTCAACTGTGACAGCGGATTCCTCGCTTCATTGATCGTCCTGCAGGTTGTCAGCGAGTTGAAGAAACAGGGCGTGAGCATCAGCTCTTTCATCGATTCAATCATCGCCTATGCCAATAGCGGAGAAATCAACTTCAAGCTTGAGAACAAGGATAGCGCGATGGCGGCACTCTATGAACGATTTGTAGAGAATGACAAACCCTCCAAGGTAATGGATTTTGACGGCTATCGCATCGAATTCTCTTCCTGGTGGTTCAATGTACGCAAGTCCAATACAGAACCGTATCTGCGATTGGTTGTAGAAGCGAAGAATGCGGCAGAGTTGCAAGAGCGCACTAAAGCGCTCTCTAGCATCATCAAACAATTCAACTAG
- the galE gene encoding UDP-glucose 4-epimerase GalE → MKVLLFGGAGYIGTHVALEFIDRNDTVGIFDNLSSGLKSNVHPEALFYEGDIRDKARVLEVLSLGWDVVIHMAAFKAAGESMIKPIKYSENNIAGSLNLITGCIKAGVKRFILSSSAAVYGEPAYLPVDENHPKNPTNYYGYTKLCIEENLKWYAQLKEFEYVSLRYFNAAGYDEKGRMLGLENNPANLIPVVMEVAMGIRPNLLVFGNDYDTVDGTGVRDYVHVTDLAKGHVLAADYLLAGKGNLIVNLGSEEGLSVQQILDTARSITNKPIQAQYVDRRPGDPAKLVASSKMAYKTLGWKAEHSSAQTILETTWKVYEANQKRMKA, encoded by the coding sequence ATGAAAGTACTCTTGTTCGGTGGTGCCGGTTATATTGGTACCCATGTAGCTTTGGAATTTATTGACCGAAATGATACGGTAGGTATTTTTGACAACCTTTCATCCGGCCTGAAAAGCAATGTTCATCCAGAAGCTCTTTTCTATGAAGGAGACATCCGTGATAAAGCCAGGGTTTTAGAAGTGCTCTCACTTGGCTGGGATGTAGTAATCCATATGGCAGCTTTCAAAGCCGCCGGCGAGTCGATGATCAAACCGATCAAATATTCTGAGAACAATATAGCCGGCTCGCTCAACCTGATCACAGGTTGTATCAAAGCAGGAGTGAAACGCTTTATTCTCTCCTCCTCCGCAGCAGTCTACGGGGAGCCGGCATATCTTCCGGTTGATGAGAACCATCCCAAGAATCCCACCAATTACTATGGCTATACCAAACTATGCATCGAAGAGAATCTGAAGTGGTACGCACAGCTTAAGGAATTTGAGTATGTATCCCTTCGATACTTCAATGCCGCCGGGTATGATGAAAAGGGAAGAATGCTCGGACTTGAGAATAATCCGGCCAACCTTATTCCGGTAGTCATGGAAGTTGCCATGGGTATACGTCCCAACCTATTAGTCTTTGGTAATGACTACGACACGGTAGATGGCACAGGAGTCAGAGACTATGTCCATGTTACCGATCTTGCCAAAGGACATGTCCTCGCAGCCGATTACCTGCTTGCAGGTAAGGGCAATCTGATAGTCAACCTTGGTTCAGAGGAAGGGCTGAGTGTACAGCAGATTCTCGATACCGCAAGAAGCATCACGAATAAGCCCATCCAGGCACAATATGTCGATCGACGCCCAGGAGACCCGGCAAAGTTGGTTGCTTCCTCCAAGATGGCTTACAAGACGCTTGGATGGAAAGCAGAACATTCTTCGGCACAGACAATATTGGAGACTACCTGGAAGGTGTATGAAGCCAATCAGAAAAGAATGAAAGCATAG
- a CDS encoding 5'-nucleotidase C-terminal domain-containing protein — protein MKRLSRTIMTAMLVALLAFSLVGCKSTAKVEPIPPAPVVETAPEPVAPVAPVPEPAPAPVAPAPAPVAPAPAPAPAPAPVVAEPVEIELPYGVKEIVKNDDGAKAFDLFIVHTNDLNGNIYAENGGLGLAKFSTALKAGRAISDNWLLLNSGNVGEVPAQAAMLAAEVVDELGYDAYTPQAIQLATGIAGTKKAIPLSANALDANGYLVAQPYQIYDFNGFKVGVAGLVAPKPIQGVSFTSDIILDSAQYAVDLAKGYVDYLVILSDLGDEGLITSEMVAQNIDGIDLIVDGNGSAKAKTVNGTLIVRADEQLKSVGAVQLSVVNGEVKAVYPMLLPVADVLEPAKSAIAKTYEPFARAMGYTLMVTVPEDPAIVAKIGATPVKKAAVPAPAPAPAPAPAPAPVAPAPAPAPVVAAPKAVEYPLGVTEIVKNDAGTAEFDLFIVHSNDVHARIVPADGGMGYSKLSTMLKMGRALTDNILVLDAGDVTHGTNLANMFEGETVGVLLDTLGYDAVAPGNHDFNYGADRLIEAAKFAEEYTDLKVLSANVLDENGYLLFQPYQVYNFNGFKIAVVGLTTPDTATKTHPKNVEGITFANEEIFEIGQMAIDMAKQYVDYIIVLGHIGMDPDGASGLTTDKIVSKIKGIDLFVDGHSHTLLKEGMKIGDTLVVQTGDYLKNLGLVQLHVKNGKVTATYPMLIPAADVLNAKDSALAKQYGISDIPNDPQVDEYVGYMSAQLSEKLNTLVATLPENLDGERANVRTKATNLSKLITMAMTAESGADFTITNGGGIRASLKAGNVTMGDVINVLPFTNIITVVEVKGSDVYAALEHGYSKLPEQNGAFSQTDLQVVYNRFAAPGKRILRVLLNGKAIDRNATYKVATNDFMAAGGDGYTMFGKVLTEGSLLSDVFIEFLKKSYPVK, from the coding sequence GTGAAACGTCTTTCAAGAACAATTATGACAGCAATGCTGGTAGCTTTGTTGGCTTTTTCCCTTGTAGGCTGTAAGAGCACCGCAAAGGTTGAACCAATACCCCCAGCTCCTGTTGTAGAAACTGCTCCCGAGCCAGTGGCTCCCGTAGCACCCGTTCCTGAGCCCGCCCCTGCACCGGTAGCCCCGGCCCCTGCTCCCGTAGCACCCGCCCCGGCCCCTGCCCCGGCTCCGGCCCCTGTAGTAGCTGAGCCCGTAGAGATCGAGCTTCCCTACGGAGTGAAGGAAATTGTAAAGAATGATGACGGAGCGAAAGCATTCGATCTGTTCATCGTGCATACGAACGACCTGAACGGCAACATCTATGCCGAGAACGGTGGACTGGGACTGGCAAAGTTCTCAACCGCCCTGAAGGCCGGACGTGCGATCTCCGACAACTGGCTGCTTCTGAACAGCGGCAATGTCGGTGAGGTACCCGCTCAGGCAGCAATGCTGGCGGCCGAAGTCGTTGACGAGCTTGGCTACGATGCCTACACCCCGCAGGCAATACAGCTGGCTACCGGCATCGCCGGAACGAAGAAGGCCATCCCGTTGAGTGCAAACGCCCTCGATGCGAACGGTTACCTGGTTGCCCAGCCCTATCAGATCTATGACTTCAACGGATTCAAGGTTGGCGTAGCCGGCCTGGTAGCCCCGAAGCCGATCCAGGGCGTAAGCTTCACCAGCGACATCATTCTGGACAGTGCCCAGTATGCAGTCGACCTTGCCAAGGGTTATGTTGACTACCTGGTAATTCTGAGCGATTTGGGCGATGAAGGCCTGATCACCAGTGAGATGGTAGCCCAGAACATTGACGGCATCGATTTGATTGTTGACGGTAATGGTTCTGCGAAGGCGAAGACCGTGAACGGCACCCTGATCGTCAGGGCTGACGAACAACTGAAGAGCGTTGGTGCTGTGCAGTTGAGCGTAGTCAATGGCGAAGTGAAGGCTGTCTATCCGATGCTGCTTCCTGTAGCCGACGTTCTCGAGCCTGCCAAGAGTGCAATTGCCAAGACCTATGAGCCGTTTGCCAGAGCGATGGGATACACGCTGATGGTAACCGTGCCCGAGGATCCGGCCATTGTTGCGAAGATTGGTGCGACCCCGGTAAAGAAGGCAGCAGTGCCTGCTCCGGCTCCTGCACCGGCCCCCGCTCCGGCTCCTGCTCCCGTAGCACCCGCCCCGGCTCCCGCCCCTGTAGTAGCAGCCCCGAAAGCTGTTGAATATCCGCTTGGTGTTACCGAAATCGTGAAGAACGATGCAGGTACAGCAGAGTTTGATCTGTTCATCGTCCACTCCAACGACGTGCATGCACGTATCGTTCCTGCTGACGGTGGCATGGGTTATTCCAAGCTGTCAACCATGCTCAAGATGGGACGTGCTCTCACCGACAACATTCTCGTACTTGATGCTGGCGACGTAACTCACGGAACCAATCTTGCGAACATGTTTGAAGGCGAGACCGTAGGAGTCCTGCTTGACACACTCGGTTATGATGCAGTTGCTCCAGGCAACCACGACTTCAACTATGGCGCTGATCGTCTTATTGAAGCTGCAAAGTTTGCTGAAGAGTATACTGACCTCAAGGTCCTGTCCGCCAACGTATTGGATGAGAATGGCTATCTGCTGTTCCAGCCCTACCAGGTGTACAACTTCAACGGATTTAAGATTGCTGTTGTTGGTTTGACCACTCCTGATACCGCCACCAAGACCCATCCGAAGAATGTCGAAGGCATCACTTTTGCCAACGAAGAAATCTTTGAGATTGGCCAGATGGCAATCGATATGGCAAAACAGTATGTTGATTACATCATCGTACTCGGCCACATTGGTATGGATCCTGATGGAGCTTCCGGTCTCACCACCGATAAGATTGTCAGCAAAATCAAGGGTATCGACCTCTTCGTTGATGGTCACAGTCACACCTTGCTCAAAGAGGGCATGAAGATTGGTGATACTCTGGTTGTTCAGACTGGCGATTATTTGAAGAATCTTGGACTGGTACAGTTGCATGTTAAGAACGGTAAGGTAACCGCTACCTATCCGATGCTGATTCCTGCAGCCGATGTCCTGAATGCAAAGGATTCCGCCCTTGCCAAGCAGTACGGCATTTCTGATATCCCCAACGATCCTCAGGTCGATGAGTATGTCGGTTATATGTCTGCACAGCTGAGCGAGAAGCTGAACACTCTTGTTGCTACACTGCCTGAGAACTTGGATGGTGAACGTGCAAACGTCCGCACCAAGGCGACCAACCTTTCCAAGTTGATCACCATGGCAATGACTGCAGAGAGTGGTGCTGACTTCACCATTACCAATGGTGGTGGTATCCGCGCATCTCTGAAAGCTGGAAACGTGACGATGGGCGATGTCATTAACGTACTACCGTTCACCAACATCATTACTGTTGTTGAAGTGAAGGGTTCGGACGTCTATGCAGCTCTCGAGCATGGCTACAGCAAGCTCCCCGAACAGAATGGTGCATTCTCCCAGACTGATTTGCAGGTTGTTTACAACCGCTTTGCAGCCCCTGGCAAGCGCATCCTTCGTGTCCTTCTCAATGGCAAGGCCATCGATCGTAATGCTACCTATAAGGTTGCTACCAACGACTTCATGGCTGCCGGCGGTGATGGATACACCATGTTCGGTAAGGTTCTTACTGAAGGTTCCCTGTTGAGCGATGTGTTCATCGAGTTCCTGAAGAAGAGCTACCCTGTGAAGTAA
- the yidD gene encoding membrane protein insertion efficiency factor YidD, with translation MKKPVKLLRQLFLIPVYLYKGILSPFFGGSCLYHPTCSSYMVDSVLKHGIAKGFIMGFARILRCSRWYYSGDDQVPETWSWKAIRDGFTLFRKR, from the coding sequence ATGAAAAAACCAGTAAAGTTGCTTAGGCAACTATTTCTCATACCAGTATACCTCTACAAGGGAATACTCTCCCCCTTTTTTGGCGGTAGTTGTCTCTACCACCCAACCTGTTCCAGCTATATGGTAGATTCAGTACTCAAACATGGCATAGCCAAAGGCTTTATCATGGGGTTCGCCCGAATTCTTCGCTGCAGCCGCTGGTACTACAGTGGGGACGATCAAGTTCCTGAAACCTGGTCCTGGAAAGCCATCCGCGATGGCTTCACACTTTTCAGAAAACGATAA
- the udk gene encoding uridine kinase, which produces MKEVKIIGITGGSGSGKSTIVRKIGEVCSDFVFIPQDNYYRSATFISNENITAFNFDHPDAFDMELLYEHLKALKEGKSIEMPQYDFVHHRRKDETVNVQPKPLVIIEGLMVLYDKQVRDLLDLKLYVDTPDDIRFIRRLKRDIAERGRTVDSVCNQYLEVVRPGHFNFIEPTKVFADLIIPEGGYNENALSVLIPFVKELSR; this is translated from the coding sequence GTGAAAGAGGTTAAGATCATTGGGATTACCGGAGGGTCCGGCTCAGGCAAATCAACCATTGTGCGCAAGATTGGTGAAGTTTGTTCTGATTTTGTGTTTATCCCGCAGGACAATTACTACCGGTCCGCTACCTTCATCAGCAATGAAAATATTACAGCGTTCAATTTTGACCACCCGGATGCCTTTGATATGGAACTTTTATATGAACATCTCAAGGCTCTAAAAGAGGGTAAGAGCATTGAAATGCCGCAATATGATTTTGTGCACCATCGACGCAAGGATGAAACGGTAAACGTACAGCCAAAACCTTTGGTCATCATAGAGGGTTTGATGGTTCTGTATGACAAGCAGGTCAGGGACCTGCTTGATCTAAAACTCTATGTTGATACTCCTGACGATATCCGCTTCATTCGTCGTCTTAAGCGTGATATCGCCGAACGAGGAAGAACGGTGGACAGTGTGTGCAACCAGTATTTGGAAGTAGTAAGGCCGGGGCACTTCAATTTCATCGAGCCTACCAAAGTATTCGCTGACCTGATTATTCCTGAAGGCGGGTACAATGAAAATGCTTTGTCGGTGCTGATTCCGTTTGTCAAGGAACTGTCTCGTTGA
- a CDS encoding aldose epimerase family protein — protein MLTKRSVATTAEGDDIYLITLTQGPYSAEILSLGANLKTLKTPDRRGEIRDIVLGFDNPLDNLTSTTYFGQVVGRFANRIAKATFSLEGKTYTLDTNDGKNNLHSGSSNWGWRNWLVETFDWNGDPGVVLSLFSPSGEGGFPHSVTCTVSYVLKSNGDLRIDYEATASGPTPINLTNHSYFNLGGAGSGTILGHEVQLACDRYLEVDSALIPTGKILDVQGTAFDFTKRKSIGRDIEQAGGYDHCFILSRSSEKLVEFASVYEPDSGRTMKISTTMPAVQMYSGNFLKAKEIGKGKVAYPKHGGVCFETQYYPDSPNHSEFPSCIFSKERSFKHTTVFSFGCK, from the coding sequence ATGTTAACCAAACGCTCGGTTGCCACTACCGCTGAAGGCGATGATATCTATTTGATTACCCTTACTCAAGGACCGTATTCTGCTGAGATTCTAAGCCTTGGGGCCAATCTGAAAACCTTGAAGACTCCTGACCGTAGGGGTGAGATTCGAGATATTGTCCTTGGGTTTGATAATCCCTTGGACAACCTTACATCGACAACCTACTTTGGTCAGGTTGTTGGTCGCTTTGCCAATAGAATTGCCAAAGCCACATTCAGTTTGGAAGGTAAGACCTACACGCTGGATACGAATGATGGAAAGAACAATCTTCATAGTGGCAGCAGCAACTGGGGTTGGCGCAATTGGCTGGTGGAGACGTTTGATTGGAATGGGGATCCTGGTGTGGTGTTGAGCCTTTTCAGCCCCTCCGGTGAAGGTGGTTTTCCTCATTCTGTTACCTGTACAGTCTCGTATGTACTGAAGAGCAATGGTGATTTGCGTATAGACTATGAAGCAACCGCCTCCGGCCCGACTCCGATCAATTTGACTAATCACAGTTATTTTAATCTTGGGGGCGCAGGCAGTGGTACTATTTTGGGCCACGAAGTACAGCTCGCCTGCGACCGGTATCTTGAGGTGGACTCCGCATTAATTCCGACAGGAAAGATTCTTGATGTCCAGGGGACGGCCTTTGATTTCACGAAGAGAAAGAGTATTGGAAGGGATATCGAGCAAGCCGGCGGATATGACCATTGTTTCATTCTTTCCCGAAGCTCCGAGAAACTTGTTGAATTTGCTTCGGTTTATGAACCGGATAGTGGCCGTACCATGAAAATCAGTACAACTATGCCGGCTGTACAAATGTATTCGGGAAACTTCCTCAAGGCGAAGGAAATCGGTAAGGGAAAGGTTGCCTATCCGAAGCATGGAGGGGTATGTTTTGAAACCCAGTACTATCCGGATAGTCCGAATCATAGTGAATTCCCCTCTTGCATTTTTAGCAAGGAACGAAGTTTCAAGCATACAACTGTCTTTAGTTTTGGGTGTAAATAG
- the lepA gene encoding translation elongation factor 4 has translation MSADSSLTRNFCIIAHIDHGKSTLADRFIDMAHINFSRGPAQAQMLDNMDIERERGITIKSQAVTIPYTAKDGKVYQLNLVDTPGHVDFSYEVSRAISSCEGALLLIDATQGVEAQTLANLYMAMEHNLTIIPVINKVDLASADIEACLHQIDHDLGLDSSLAVQVSAKTGFGVDALFEAIVKQIQHPEGKDAFPLQALIFDSHYDAYRGVIVHCRVFDGVLKVGDEIQFMNTGGVYKVEEAGIFQLELIKTGELHAGDVGYVITGVKTISDVRVGDTITSTNRPAKKPLPGFMDVKPVVYSSIYPVDTNDYEELVSAIEKLKLNDASLIYEKDSSAALGFGFRCGFLGMLHLEVIQERIEREFDLSIVFTSPSVKYIVHLKNGETINIDNPLEYPDPMRVEYAEEPYIQANVITPTQYVGPIINLCMEKRGTQTGMNYLDEKRVELIYEMPLAEVLFEFYDRLKSISRGYASFDYQVIAYKRTDLVRLDILVNGEPVDALSQLVFRGNSQNRGRQVCERLRGEIPRQQYKIAIQAAIGGTIVSRETITAFRKDVTAKCYGGDISRKRKLLEKQKEGKKRMKMVGNVEIPQSAFLAVLKSDDDSK, from the coding sequence ATGAGTGCTGATTCCAGTCTGACCCGAAACTTTTGCATTATTGCGCATATCGATCATGGTAAGTCCACCCTTGCCGATCGATTTATTGATATGGCCCATATAAATTTTTCCCGGGGTCCTGCCCAAGCCCAAATGCTTGATAACATGGATATTGAACGGGAACGTGGCATTACCATCAAGAGTCAGGCAGTAACGATTCCCTATACTGCCAAGGATGGGAAAGTATACCAGTTGAACTTGGTCGACACTCCGGGCCACGTGGACTTCTCCTACGAAGTGTCGCGGGCTATCAGCTCTTGCGAAGGTGCTTTGCTGCTCATTGATGCTACCCAGGGAGTTGAGGCTCAGACTTTGGCCAATCTTTATATGGCAATGGAACATAATCTGACGATTATTCCGGTCATTAATAAAGTTGACCTGGCTTCTGCCGATATTGAAGCTTGCCTGCACCAGATCGATCACGACCTTGGATTGGATAGCTCCTTGGCGGTACAAGTCAGTGCCAAAACCGGTTTCGGTGTGGATGCCTTGTTTGAGGCGATTGTGAAGCAGATCCAGCATCCCGAAGGCAAGGATGCCTTTCCTTTGCAGGCTCTCATTTTTGACTCGCATTACGATGCCTACCGCGGCGTCATCGTTCATTGCCGTGTCTTCGACGGGGTCTTGAAAGTAGGTGATGAAATTCAGTTCATGAATACCGGGGGCGTCTATAAGGTTGAGGAAGCTGGAATATTCCAGCTTGAGCTCATTAAGACGGGAGAGCTGCATGCCGGTGATGTCGGCTATGTAATTACCGGTGTCAAAACCATCAGTGATGTACGCGTCGGTGATACGATTACCTCCACCAACCGACCTGCAAAAAAGCCGCTTCCAGGTTTTATGGATGTGAAGCCGGTAGTCTACAGTTCCATCTATCCTGTTGATACCAATGATTATGAGGAACTGGTCAGTGCCATTGAAAAGCTGAAACTCAACGATGCTTCCCTGATTTATGAGAAGGACTCTTCTGCAGCGTTGGGATTTGGTTTCCGTTGCGGATTTCTCGGCATGCTCCATCTCGAGGTGATACAGGAGAGAATTGAACGTGAATTCGATCTTTCCATAGTGTTTACCAGTCCTTCGGTCAAGTATATTGTCCACTTGAAGAACGGGGAGACCATCAATATCGACAATCCTTTGGAATATCCTGACCCGATGCGGGTTGAGTACGCCGAGGAACCCTATATCCAGGCTAATGTAATTACGCCGACCCAGTATGTAGGGCCGATCATCAACTTATGCATGGAAAAACGCGGGACACAGACAGGTATGAACTACTTGGATGAAAAGCGGGTTGAACTGATTTATGAAATGCCGCTTGCCGAGGTTCTGTTTGAGTTCTATGACCGCTTGAAGTCCATCAGCCGAGGCTATGCTTCATTCGATTATCAGGTCATCGCTTACAAGCGGACCGACTTGGTCAGATTGGATATTTTGGTAAATGGTGAACCGGTTGATGCTTTGAGTCAATTGGTTTTCCGAGGAAACAGCCAGAACCGTGGAAGACAGGTTTGCGAACGACTCAGGGGTGAGATTCCCCGTCAGCAGTATAAGATTGCCATTCAGGCAGCCATTGGTGGAACTATTGTCAGCCGCGAGACAATTACCGCTTTCCGCAAGGACGTCACTGCAAAGTGTTATGGTGGTGATATCAGCAGAAAGCGAAAGCTTTTGGAAAAACAGAAGGAAGGAAAGAAGCGCATGAAGATGGTGGGAAATGTTGAAATTCCCCAGAGTGCTTTCTTGGCCGTTCTCAAGAGTGATGACGATTCCAAGTAA
- the ftsH gene encoding ATP-dependent zinc metalloprotease FtsH — MKLRKDSQDSDSEKKPENQEPNQYWQGPGKDNKKPSFRPSNNPKNRFALIVFITLAIMFAYMFFDSASGAKDQVVPYTTFTGYVDANQVMQVEIKEQSLIRFVLKNGLSAQTRIPYFDESLLPSLKAKGVSVTGSVQEISFLQILLQLLPWIIFIGFTIMLYRQSSGLNGKMMSTLGKSKAKEYMDSDTKTTFKDVAGQVEAKYELEEVVSFLKHPDHFTKVGAKIPRGVLLVGPPGTGKTLLAKAVAGESGVSFFHTSGSDFVEMFVGMGAARVRDLFEQARKHAPCILFIDELDAVGRTRGGGLGGGNDEREQTLNQILVEMDGFSTTAGVIVMAATNRPDVLDPALLRPGRFDRQVVVDLPDIQEREEILKIHCRKIKLEKDVDLKRLARGSAGTSGADLANLVNEAALFAARKNKSTVNMEDMEEARDKILLGVARKSRAMNEQEKLATAYHEAGHALLHYYLKHLDPLHKVTIIPHGRALGLTVSLPERDPYTKTKSMLGDWIKVCMGGYVAEDLVYGETTTGTSNDIKQATDLARRMVTEWGMSGLGFVNLADESEPLFLGREITQHKDYSEETAKRIDQEVHKILDSAMDETKDILSTHRDNLDLLTKELVEKETLDDAQIRVLLGFDKILYPTSEATEQVSNEQPNE, encoded by the coding sequence GTGAAATTGAGAAAAGACAGCCAAGATAGCGATTCGGAAAAGAAGCCTGAGAACCAGGAACCCAACCAATATTGGCAGGGTCCGGGCAAGGATAATAAAAAACCGTCGTTCAGGCCTTCAAACAACCCCAAAAACCGTTTTGCCTTAATTGTGTTCATCACTTTGGCGATTATGTTTGCCTATATGTTTTTTGATTCAGCCTCTGGTGCAAAGGACCAAGTGGTTCCCTATACTACGTTCACGGGCTACGTGGATGCAAACCAGGTGATGCAAGTGGAAATCAAGGAGCAGTCCTTGATTCGCTTTGTCCTGAAAAACGGGCTTTCGGCCCAAACGAGAATTCCCTATTTTGATGAGAGCTTGCTTCCTTCTTTGAAGGCAAAGGGTGTCTCCGTTACCGGTAGCGTGCAAGAGATTTCTTTCCTGCAGATACTATTGCAACTTTTGCCTTGGATTATTTTTATTGGTTTTACCATTATGTTGTACCGCCAATCCAGTGGGTTGAATGGGAAAATGATGTCCACCTTGGGAAAGAGTAAAGCCAAGGAGTACATGGATAGTGATACCAAGACCACGTTCAAGGATGTTGCCGGTCAAGTTGAAGCGAAATATGAGTTGGAAGAAGTAGTCTCTTTTCTCAAGCATCCCGATCATTTTACCAAGGTTGGTGCTAAAATTCCTCGTGGAGTCCTTTTGGTGGGTCCTCCGGGAACCGGAAAAACCTTGTTGGCGAAAGCCGTAGCAGGGGAGAGCGGGGTTTCTTTTTTCCACACCAGTGGTTCTGACTTTGTTGAGATGTTTGTCGGTATGGGTGCCGCCCGCGTTCGGGATTTGTTCGAACAAGCCCGCAAGCATGCTCCTTGCATTTTATTCATTGATGAGCTGGACGCAGTTGGGCGAACCCGTGGCGGCGGACTGGGTGGCGGAAATGATGAGAGAGAGCAGACACTGAACCAGATTCTTGTTGAGATGGACGGATTTTCCACTACTGCCGGGGTTATTGTCATGGCAGCCACCAACCGTCCTGATGTACTTGATCCTGCACTTCTCAGACCCGGACGGTTTGATAGACAGGTTGTCGTCGATCTACCTGACATTCAGGAACGGGAGGAGATTCTCAAGATTCACTGCCGCAAGATCAAGCTGGAGAAAGATGTGGACCTGAAGCGGCTTGCCCGTGGTAGCGCAGGCACCAGTGGTGCTGATTTGGCTAACCTGGTCAATGAGGCTGCCTTGTTTGCTGCACGAAAGAATAAATCCACCGTAAACATGGAAGATATGGAAGAAGCAAGGGACAAGATTCTGCTCGGTGTAGCTCGCAAGAGTCGTGCCATGAATGAACAGGAGAAACTTGCAACTGCATACCATGAGGCCGGTCATGCGCTGTTGCACTACTACCTGAAGCATCTCGACCCGTTGCACAAGGTTACCATTATTCCTCATGGACGGGCGTTGGGCCTGACGGTGAGCCTGCCCGAGAGAGATCCCTACACCAAGACAAAGTCAATGCTTGGTGATTGGATTAAGGTATGCATGGGTGGCTATGTTGCAGAGGATCTGGTGTACGGGGAAACTACGACTGGAACCAGCAATGACATCAAGCAGGCTACCGACTTGGCACGCCGCATGGTTACCGAGTGGGGCATGAGCGGATTGGGATTTGTGAACTTGGCTGATGAGTCAGAGCCTTTGTTCCTTGGCCGGGAAATTACTCAGCATAAGGATTACAGCGAGGAGACCGCCAAGCGGATTGACCAAGAAGTCCACAAGATTCTTGATTCTGCCATGGATGAGACGAAAGATATTCTGTCTACCCACCGAGACAACCTGGATTTGCTAACCAAGGAGTTGGTGGAGAAGGAGACCTTGGACGATGCCCAGATTCGAGTACTTTTGGGCTTTGACAAGATCCTGTACCCGACTTCTGAGGCGACCGAGCAAGTTTCAAATGAACAACCGAACGAATAA